From Carassius auratus strain Wakin unplaced genomic scaffold, ASM336829v1 scaf_tig00014789, whole genome shotgun sequence:
TCAGTGAAtctctggagaaaaaaaatagcacaggtcttagcttgaaaaaaaaatctacttcttCTGTTTCTAAGAGACATTagaaattcacaatataaaactgtaatgcaaataataatcattttgatGCTATTTAGAGGCTTGTAACCAAGCCTGAGGGTTAAACCCATTCCGAGGACATCGGCAACTTCTCCTGAGGGAGAATTAGTCAAACAGTCcaattaaatgtattgaaaatcACTTAACAGTAGTAAAATCTCTGATCTCAACAACAATGTTCAAAGTGCAGTCTTAACAAATATAGCTTAtagcttgttttattttagctgtaTGTTTCTTAGTATTTGTCTTTAGGCAGACGAACAAGCATGAAGAGATCATAAATCTAAAACAATGTGTACTTTGCATTTGCATGTGCTCTGGGTTTGCCCAACCCCCAACCTTTCTCACACTCAAATCGATTCTCTAAAGAATGTATGGCGTTATTTTAGTGACATCCCAGCtcagaaacaaaagaaaattgtGTCCAATTCCACAAATCTTCAGATTGAGCAATTATCTGACCCATGCTTTCAATATGTGCTTGCAGTTCATTGAATGTTCACAGCAGCAAAACCTGTAGCTGGTTTCCAGTTTAGCCTGCTGCTGTGCACAAAATGCACATCAGGACTGCTGTAGCCACAGGACCAAATCAATAGTATGTCTTCAGAAAGATCAGTGAGAAGATAACCAGTCATTCTAAACAAGCTGCTCAAGAGGACCTACAGGGACCAGtaacaaaaagtattttaatttatactttttttaatgtaatggaatttttattataacaatcttataatatattatattacgaAGGCCAAGAGTGGCCTTTAATCTCATGATGATTCAGCATTGAtttagaagaagaaagaaagttgtTGAAGAATGATCAGAATGTAGAAAGAGGAAAAGAAGTTGAAAGTAGCAGTGCTGTGAAAAGAGAAGAACAGAAGGTGACGAATAGCAGGTATTATAAAGAATTGAAAATTAAAGGAATAATGATCAAACTCGTGAGAAAATAACTTATTTATCTTCTGTTTGTGCAAAACTCTTCAATGAGAAATGTTAACCTGATTTACAAACTAAATTAGTCTTATAGCAATTTTGTAAATAGGTCAAATCTAACCATGGCTATAAAATGATCTAAATTAGATTTCATTGATCTGCAACCCAGTAACAAGGGAAGGCCTAAGTTTTGACGTTTTCCCTTGCAACAAAACCACAAACACAGTGGCTCAAGTGTTAGCAAACAAAATCAATTTCTGTATCCTATATGGAAGTCAAATCATGTTACCAATGATAAAAGAGTTTCAGTGTTAATTTTGCAGTCCCAACTTATTAGGAAGCAGAGACGTGCCTATTGTGGGATTAGAAATGTAAGAATCTGTTTAAGATCTGCTGATGCTACAAGGATGAGTGCAATGATACTTCTTCTCTccagtgtgtgttttcatgtgacCCTTAAGGTGTCCTTTTCGggcaaaactcttcccgcactgatcacatgggtacggcttctctccggtgtggaccctctcgtgtgttttcagatgttctGACTGACTGAaactcttgtcacagtgtgaacaatTGTAAGGTTTTTCTCCGGTGTGAGTTCTCTGGTGCCGTCTCAGTTGAGCACTATCAAAAAATACATTCCCACAATCAAAGCACATATGATTCTTCACACCGCTGTGTCTTTTctggtgtttttttaaagcagCCAGCtcagtgaaactctttccacacagagAACAAATGTGAGGCTTCTCCTGTGTATGAACTTTCCGGTGGTTCTTCAGGGCATCTGTCCTGAAAAAATCTTTACCGCATTGATCACAGGTATAGGGTCTTTTCCCAGAATGATAACGCAGGTGTAATTTAAAGCTGTTCGCCTtactgaaactcttcccacactgatcacatgtgtagggtttctctccagtgtggattttcatgtgttCCTTAAGTCTGCATttctgtgtgaaactcttcccgcactgatcacatgtgtgtggtttctctccagtgtggattttcatgtgaactttaagactttttttgtaagcaaaactctttccacactgagggcaggtTAAAGATGTCTTGGCACTTCTTTTCAGCAAAGTACTTTCACTCTGTGAGGAACTCAATTCATTCAGTTCTCCACTCTCTTCATTCTCTTCCATTaggtctaaaatgaaagtaagacaggtttaatatttttttaacaaaaaagtgaaaaatgtgcAGGGAAAGAACCCTAACGTAACAGCAGAAGATGTCAATTGCTAAACAACAATTATTTTGATGCATTCAAACGATTGATTGGCCGTTATTTGGATTTACCAATATTTGTTTCCATTATTTAAGCACCGTTTCCATTCAGTTTCCAAACTCCTTGTTCTATGAAAGGTCAAAGGGATGCTATCATGCTAGAGCCTATCACAGAATCTCAGGTGGCAGGCAAGAAAACAGCTTTGATGGACATTCACATTATTCACAGTTAATATAACTTTCTTTTCTTAAACTACTAAATCACCAAGGACCACAGTTTcggctaaaaaaaaattatttactgttcaactgaagaaaaaagtaacctacatctcagatggcctaaagttgagtaaattaacagcaattttttatttttggttcaactatccctttacagtattgttcaaaataatagcagtacaatgtgactaaccagaataatcaaggtttttcgtatatttttttattgctacgtggcaaacaagttaccagtaggttcagtagattctcagaaaacaaatgagacccagcattcatgatatgcacgctcttaaggctgtgcaattgggcaaatagttgaattagttgaaaggggtgtgttcaaaaaaatagcagtgtggcattcaatcactgaggtcatcaattttgtgaagaaacaggtgtgaatcaggtggcccctatttaaggatgaagccaacacttgttgaacatgcatttgaaagctgaggaaaatgggtcgttcaagacattgttcagaagaacagcgtactttgattaaaaagttgattagagaggggaaaacctataaagaggtgcaaaaaatgataggctgttcagctaaaatgatctccaatgccttaaaatggagagcaaaaccagagagacgtggaagaaaacggaagacaaccatcaaaatggatagaagaataaccagaatggcaaaggctcagccaatgatcacctccaggatgatcaaagacagtctggagttacctgtaagtactgtgacagttagaagacgtctgtgtgaagctaatctattttcaagaatcccccgcaaagtccctctgttaaaaaaaaggcatgtgcagaagaggttacaatttgccaaagaacacatcaactggcctaaagagaaaaggaggaacattttgtggactgatgagagtaaaattgttctttttgggtccaagggccacaggcagtttgtgagacgacccccaaactctgaattcaagccacagtacacagtgaagacagtgaagcatggaggtgcaagcatcatgatatgggcatgtttctcctactatggtgttgggcctatttatcgcataccagggatcatggatcagtttgcatatgttaaaatacttgaagaggtcatgttgccctatgctgaagaggacatgcccttgaaatggttgtttcaacaagacaatgacccaaaacacactagtaaacgggcaaagtcttggttccaaaccaacaaaattaatgttatggagtggccagcccaatctccagaccttaatccaattgagaacttgtggggtgatatcaaaaatgctgtttctgaagcaaaaccaagaaatgtgaatgaattgtggaatgttgttaaagaatcatggagtggaataacagctgagaggtgccacaagttggttgactccatgccacacagatgtcaagcagttttaaaaaactgtggtcatacaactaaatattagtttagtgattcacaggattgctaaatcccagaaaaaaaagtgtttgtacaaaatagttttgagtttgtacagtcaaaggtagacactgctatttttttgaacacacccctttcaactaattgcccaattgcacagccttaagagcgtgcatatcatgaatgctgggtctcatttgttttctgagaatctactgaacctactggtaacttgtttgccacgtagcaataaaaaatatactaaaaaccttgattattctggttagtcacattgtactgctattattttgaacaatactgtatattccaATATGCTAGTATAAATAAATTAGGTAAAACCAAACTTAAGACAATGTCTAAATGATAAGAACCCATTTGGGGATTGCTCAAACATGAGGAGTTTAAAACTTgatgaaacaaacaaattatGAGTTTTGGGTTTGTCTAATCTACCAGCAAGAAGAAGAATTAGTTGTTACTATTTTGTAGCTGCTTTGAAGCAATCTGAAAGATACATAAAATTAAAGTGGGCTTTGTTAGGCTCCATTTGGTAACTATTTCATGGAAAGTGTCCCAGATGTGCTGTTTTACAGTTCTGATAGTTTTTCAACCAAAACACTCATTGACCATTACCGCTGGTGAAAAAGCCTACGTTTTATAACTTTAATGTTCTAGTATCATTAATGAATAATCACGAATAAACACCAACCTATTTGTTCTTCAGCATGTTCATGTTCCATTCTGCTGGGTTCCTGATCACTCTTGTTCTTTCATGAACTGCATTCACTTTTAGACTAAGGGCAATATTCCAGCATTTATAGGTGAATTCCTGTAGGAGGAGCTTTACTGAAGGTAAATTGCGGTGTGATAGGAGCAGATCTGCCCAAATCagataaaacaaaacagtttCTGAACTTATGCTTTAATCAGTTAAATCAGCTTTCAGTGGCAGTTTACAGGTGATCTGAAGACATCAGCATAATGAATGAGGTGAAAGGAAACTACTGAGATGAAATAAAGAGGCTTAGCAACTGTTTAAAGAGATTATCACCAAATATCTCACTTTGTTACAAGTGTTTGTAGTAGAAACTGATTTTTCGAGTTCCATTTCCTTGCTGCTAAAAGAgtatagtgttttgttttaaatatgcctgacagtaaattacattttagtgtcTTGTTCAGTAAATAATGTCATGTATGACATTCTttattcaggtaaaaaaaaaaaaaaaagtgatttaataaAGAGAGAGATTATAATGTAGGAGGAAAAACTATAACAaaggatgtaaaaaaaataaagccttattttatattttcatgtctggAAACAAGTAGAGAATAGAGCAACATTAATAATATCAAAATACCATATTATAATAATCAAAGAAGAGAATAAAAGAggataaaaatagtaatatagaCATTTAGAAATAAACATACAGATTCTAAGCAGCAAATAACTGAGCTCAGCTTCTTGACACCAGTGAAATGAGCTTTAAGTGGCAGTTTACAGGTCTGAAATGAATGAAGTGAAAACAGACACTACTGAAGTGGACCGTCAAGGAATCTCAAGGGGTATTTGCATTTGAATTTGCATGAATTTCAACAGAAGTGATGTTTGAATCACTCAGCCATCAAATAAATGGGTCATAAACTGGTTGAATTTAGGAATCAACACTCTCAATGgtaaagaaactaaaataaaagaaagaggAGTTCCCTCAGCTCTCTCTACAGCTGTCCCAGTCATCTCGAGTCACAGTAGCTGCTGGTGCCGTCTTGAAATGATTTCTGATTTTCTGAGAATGCAGATGTGATTTCATTAACCCAATTCATTGGTCACCAATGTGATCCGtttcctccttcagggaacgagggttaccatacataacctAGACATTtcttttagtaattattttgtactgtcttattgaaatgttttggtcGTGCAGCACATTGGCCAAACCATGGTTGTGtttaaaagtctatttaaataaaattgacattgacattggATGAAAGACATGACCAGACATAAGTGGTCAATTCATCAGTTTGCTCCTTATGGCAATGAAGTCTGGGCCAGCCTTATCTGTGTGTGACATAATACAGCTGATGATATAACCTCACTTATATCACGTGTTTGTTGTGAATGTGTTACCACAGCCCAATCAATTCCAAATACTGGATTTAGGACaatataacatttcaaatgtCAGAAGCATAATGTGTATATAGTGCATTTagatatgttaaatatatttggttgcactttattttacagtacgtgtactaacatgtacttatactgtacttacagtgtatctaAGAAAATTCTGGTAAAACAAGgtaagggttaggtttaggggtaggttcagggttagtacctagttattacatagttattgtagttactataataagtacatagtatgtacatgaggaacaggactgtaaaataaagtgctaccatataTTTACACCACTAAAAGGATTGAGAGAGACTGTCAAGGTTGTcgaaaatgcttaaaaaaattgcTGGCAGCTGTTCAAGTACTTAGAGAAGCCTCTATATGCTTAGAGAAGCCTCACACACATATGTGACCATAAGTCTTCTGTGTCTGTCTGAAGCTGAGCAGATATTTGTGACCCCAGAGGCACCGTTACGTGACCTGAGGATGCGAGAGAGATTTCTGATTGGACAagactttttcatttttactttcaGGGATATACAATAACCCATATGGTTCCAATATAGAGAAAAATATCAGAGCTATCTCAGCCCATTCCCCTGCTTGTAAGTTGCTTGGTGCTATTCATTAGATGTCACAAACACAGTCTGAGCACAGTCTGAGTTTGCTACCCCATAggggtaatggtttttatacagtaCAAGCTGTATTAGTTTTATCGccatacaccaaccctacacctaaacctaccccttgcAGAAAACTTCCTGCATTTTTACAATCTCAAAAAATTTATTCTCTATGATCTATAAGCTTCTGTACCCATGGTGACCTGAATTATGTCTCCACAGTGACACAAATCCCTATAAGttggtgtgtattcaggtttaagtcctcAGCAGTGTAGAAcaacgtgtacacacacacacaccattcaagCAGATGtataaaataacttatttctgatgtaaagaagatggaaataaatagaatatttgactatatataaaaacaatataaaaataagcaTGGCTCTTAAACAGTTTTAAGtaacaataaatatgaaaaaaaaagcattatgtcTTTCAGAGCGCTAAGCAGTAGATCTTTACGCAGTGATGTCCAAACATGGCTGagtgattttaaaaaattatcaaataaaataaaaaggttttgatTCTTCAtaagcagtgttgtgggtaacgcgttacaaagtaacgcggttagagtactctaattacttttttcctgaaatgtgtaacttaacgcgttagtttcgtgcgtaagtaatcagtaacttcgttattttttaaaaaaagtaatccgttattttaaggaaaggaaaatcccgactgcagcctactttttgtcagacagtaggcctaggtctactgtgccacctgcggatgtatcagcggagccgaagctctgtgatcgtaaagtcaatggctgtgatgcgtcggTGCCCTgagcctgaccctgtgtgtgtgtgggggggttttttttttcgaactcccggcaagatggaAGAGAGGACatcgtttggtttatggaagtacgcacattattttcaatttgtcaacgaaaaagaaaagaacataacggtaaaatgcacacactgctttggtgaaaagcttccgtcgaccgccaaaaattctaacgttacctcaaatttaacgctacgttttagtCACTAcattgaagagtaaatgtaagaggactgtgttaaagcgaatttaggcttgtgactgtgagtgacactttaataataattagttcggctattaagcgatttgtcatttgcctgtgtggcagtgaaggatttaattcggtttgttatcatttttgtttgacaggcagctgttaatttctgttagatcattggctggctggttgttcatcatttctaaatggatttaaatctgcaagcatgtttaaggttgtgtttacaagtaagcatacttgtactttgataactgcattatttaaagttaaagaaaaatcaggagttatcttgtggtgctcataatatacagtagcctaggctacccgggctgggtaacgttaggtgcgaattttgattaataatatgttctgtgataataaataaataaaacgccatgtggaatagcctattgctgactgtctttcctgttattgttatcctgcagtgttaattaagtcagatgactgacgttattcattgtcgggagtcacgacttctaggtgcatttaaaggggccgggggctgtgtctgtcatgtgtgagccgctgcagacggattttaatttttggtaacgcatgagtactctaacgcgttacttttatgaataggtaacgctgtatcataactgattacttttaactgatggtaacgttgtaacctaactaactactttccaaagtaactataacCAACACTGTTCATAAGTAAATTCTGTCTACAAAGATTCCATTTCAATTAAATTCCCAGAAAATATAAGGCCAAAACATATTACAAAAGAATCATGTTTGACAAATATGGATGTTGCTAAGAATGTATTTAAGAAATGAGGAAAGCCACAACTCCAAACagatcctcacacacacacacacacacacacaatgacatcATTCAGAAGGTCAAAAGTCCAGGTCAGCACTTTTGGCCATGGGTCAAAACGCTAAAAGCTGGGGTTTTTAAAATACAACTAAACCAGATGACAgattacgattttttttttttgccaaaccaAAGTTTAGAGTAATATCCCTCCTGAGGTGTATAACATCTGAGCGAAATATCTTTCTAAGTTCAATTACAGGGATCCAGATGCGGCTTCTAACCgaacaaagaaatgtttgcattcATTCAACATATTTTAATTGCACAAGTACCATGGTTCCaaggttttctcttttttttaacgCTTGTCTAATTTAGATGCATCGGAATGTGTTTTTTTCAGCATCCAACATGAAATTAAAGAGTTGTATCAGTTGAGCTTTTGTCAAGCTCTGTTtttaaaaagagatttttaagggaaagaagtggaatgttatgcaatggccaagtcaatcacctgacctaaatccgattgagcatgtatttcacttgctgaagacaaaactgaagggaaaatgccccaagaacaagcaggaactgaagacagttgcagtagaggcctggcagagcatcaccggggatgaaacccagcgcacgctgatgtctaattgatctccagacttcaggctgtaattgactgcaaaggatttgcaaccaagtattaaaaaatgaaagtttgatttatgattgttaatctgtcccattacttttggtcccttaaaaagtgggatgtacatatacaaactgttgtaattcctacactgttcacctgatttagatgtaaataccctcaaattaaagctgaatgtctgcagttaaagcacatcttgttcgtttcatttcaaatccattgtggtggtgtatagagccaaaaagattagaattgtgtcaatgtcccaatatttatggacctgactgtataatGGCAGGATGTACCATTTCTCCATTGGCATTTATAATGGCAATGGAGGTTATCATCAGATGCTCAAAATGGGTTGCTGGTGGACAGCGAGTCGACTCTGGTTTCCGCCTCCTTCCAATCAGAGCCTACATGGACGACATTACAACACTGACCACCACTGTTCCATGCACCAGGAGACTGCTCAGAAAACTTGAGGAGAACATCCGCTGGGCCCGTATGAAGATCAAACCATCCAAGTCACGCAGCATCTCGATTGTGAAGGGAGTACTCTCTGACCTGAAATTCTTCATCGGAGATTACCAAATCCCAACAGTGTCTGAGCAGCCAGCAAAAAGCCTTGGAAGGTGGTATGATGCAAGCCTGAAGGATAAAGACCAGGTGCAACAGCTGCGCAAAGACATCAGTAGTAGCCTACAGTCCATCGACAACACCCAGCTACCTGGAAAGTTAAAGGCCTGGTGTCTGCAGTTTGGTCTCCTACCCCGGGTGTTGTGGCCCCTAGTAGTGTATGAGGTTCCAATCTCAATAGTGGGAGAAGATAGAAAGAGGAGTCACAGCCTACCTAAAGAAGTGGCTCGGAGTTCCACGATGCCTTACCACCATAGGCCTCTATGGAGAGGGTGTCCTCAAGTTGCCCCTCACCAGTCTAACAGAGGAATTCAAGTGTGCAAAAACCAGGCTCCAGATGACACTGAATGAGTCTCGAGATCCAGTGGTGAGCAACAATGCACCAACCTTGGCAACCGGGCGCAAATGGAGGCCAGGAAAGGCAGTCCAGGAGGCAATAGCAGCCCTCAGACATGCTGACATTGTGGGTCATGTTCAACAAGGAAGAGGAGGCCTTGGGCTAACTAGCCATGCTGTTTGGAGTAAGGCCACTGCACCAGAGCGGCAGATGATGGTAGTGCAGGAAGTACGCCATCAGGAGGAGGCTGCAAGGTGGGCCAAGGCAGTCTCTCTTGGCAAACAGGGACAGTGGACCCGATGGGACAGTGTGAAAAAGAGGAAGATCAGCTGGAAGGAGCTGTGGGCCATGGAAGCGAAGCGGTTAAGCTTTTCCATCAGAGCAACATATGATGTCATTCCAACACCAGATAATCTTCACCAATGGTATGGTGAAGATCCGGAATGTGCCGTATGTTCCATGCCAGCTAACCTCAGGCACATTCTCACAGCGTGTAAAACAAGCCTCACCCAAGGACGCTACACTTGGCGTCACAACCAAGTCCTAAAAAACCTTGCGTCTGCCCTGGAGGACAAGCGAGCTGCCACCAACTCCCTACCACCCCCAGCAGCATCACACCCCTTACGGATGACTTTTGTCTGCGAAGGGGCAAAACCACAGAAGAGCAGCTCTACACCATCAGAGCGAGACCAGCTGCGCTTGGCCCGCGATTGGAAAATGCTAGCTGACATTGGTCGGCAACTTGTGTTTCCTCCGGAGATCGCAAACACCACCTAAGACCTGACATTTGTGGCAACATCTATGACCAGACTGCTAAGAGACCTGGGAATAAAGGGCCAGAGCCAGCGGTTGGCAATCAGAGCTGTATCGGAGGCGGCAGAAGGCagctgttttcctgggtgtccattagtgagctcacttctccttaggcacttcaccataggcactataattcctctagtctggtcctgtcttcacagttattgcactccagttaatcgcacaggtgcagACAATCTATTGCCATTAGTCTCcctataaatacctgtctttccctgttgtttgtatggagtccttaccctttatGTTACCGATGTTCTTGTCTCCTGAGACTTACCCTTGCTATCTCGTCCTCTGAGTTCCCATTcagtttcatccggttccctcttttgttttgtttgtcacttTGGACTGGttgttttggattaccctttttgtttaagaaacgtacctgcaattggatctctccctttccttgtgttttcctgGTGCATGAACGTCACAGCTTGTTTTCAGATGTTTATTAGCATTTTCTatattttacgtttttatttttactcCCATAGATATATAAtagcgggtttcacaaaccaaaactaaTACTACATTCTGATCCAGAACGCacattttaaaaggaaaataacTGATTGTAACATTGTTCTTCAggtaaacaagtatgttaacttagcatgttttttaaatatctgcaaacatattaagGTATTCTTATGgtttatcagagtcaaaaacttacacaTAGCAcctttaataaaatgattaagcACACGCACACCGTACGAGGTGTCGGTCAAAAGACATAAAAGTTGCATAAGAGACATAAAACTGCACACTCACTTGCAGGTGATTCTTGATTTTACCACCGTTTAGGCACAACACCTTTGTCAAGGTATCTGTGTAAATGGAGGTACACGGTAAAATCAAtggaacaagagaaaaaaaaagatttcctttTGATGTCTGCCAGTCTGGGAAAATAATAGACA
This genomic window contains:
- the LOC113074487 gene encoding gastrula zinc finger protein XlCGF49.1-like; its protein translation is MEENEESGELNELSSSQSESTLLKRSAKTSLTCPQCGKSFAYKKSLKVHMKIHTGEKPHTCDQCGKSFTQKCRLKEHMKIHTGEKPYTCDQCGKSFSKANSFKLHLRYHSGKRPYTCDQCGKDFFRTDALKNHRKVHTQEKPHICSLCGKSFTELAALKKHQKRHSGVKNHMCFDCGNVFFDSAQLRRHQRTHTGEKPYNCSHCDKSFSQSEHLKTHERVHTGEKPYPCDQCGKSFARKGHLKGHMKTHTGEKKYHCTHPCSISRS